A stretch of DNA from Terriglobales bacterium:
CAGCTACAACTGGTCTGAGAATGGCAACATCGATGACCTGACGACCATCTTCATGGGCATAGGGAGCACGCAGGAGTTCGGCCGGCGGCTGGAGTTCCTGCGGCGCTACGACCGGCTGGGCCTGGAGGCCGAGCTCAAGAGGATGGAAGAGCGAACCAAAGATCCACGCTTCGGGCTGAAGGAATTGCAGACCATTGAGGGCTTGCTGCGTTCGATTGCCAAGGATCCGGCAGTGATGAAGATTGCACGGCAGCGCGCCGAGCGCCTGCTGGCCTCCATCTCCGGCCGGGCCAGAAGCGCTACGAACCCCCACTAAAGTGGTAGTCGGCGGTCTGTCCCTGGTTTCTTCAAGCCGGCGGGGCGCGGAATCCTGCATCTTGGGCGTAGAATGAAACCATCTAATCAACAGGGCACAGAGGGGGTCGTATGACCAACCGGAAACTGGGTCCTGCACTGGTGGTGGCGCTCGTGCTGGCTGCCACCCTGTTCGTACCCGCCGCTTTCGCCGATTCCAACGTGCGCATTGTGCGCCTGAGCTACGCCGACGGGGACGTGTATCTGGACCGCGGGGACGGCCGCGGCTTTGAGCGCGCGGTGATGAACATGCCGGTGGCGAACGGCAACCGCGTCCAGACCGGCCACGGGGCGCTGGCCGAAGTCGAGTTCGAAGAAGGCGACACCATCCGCTTGACGCCCGACACGCTGGTCAACCTGGAGCAGCTCAGCCTGAGGAACGGCGGCCAGTTGTACACGGTGGCCCAACTGGAAGACGGCACGGCTTATTTCAATATCGACGAGAAGCGCGATAACGACTTCCGGGTGCTGGCCGGGCGCCAGGAAATCACGCTGCGCAAGGACTCGCGTTTCCGCCTGACCGTGGGCCAGAGGCAGATGGAACTGGCGGTGTTCAAAGGCGAAGTCGAGGTTTCGGGTCCGGGCACTTCTGTGGCAGTCCGCAAGAACGAGACTTTCAACCTGGATTTCGAAGACCCGGGCCGTTATTACCTGGCGCGGTCAGTCGAAGGGGATTCGTACGATCAGTGGGACCGCGACCGAGAAGCCTACCGGGACCGCTATGCGAAGTCCAACCGCTACGGCGGCTCATCGTATGGCGGGTATGCCACGTACGTAGGCTACGGCTGGAGCGACCTGAACTATTACGGGAACTATATCTTCGTTCCCGGGTACGGCTACGTATGGCGCCCGTTCTTTGTGAACGCGGGCTGGAATCCCTACCTGAACGGCGCCTGGGCCTACTATCCGAGCTTCGGTTACCTGTGGGTTTCGGCGTACCCGTGGGGCTGGCTGCCCTATCGCTACGGTAGCTGGTTCTACGTGGGAGGCTACGGCTGGTGCTGGCAGGCAGGGCGAAACCGGTGGCACTGGAACAATTGGCACCGGGTAACGCCGGTATACCGTGCGCCACGCGGTTTTACGGCACCGGTTGCTCCCACCACGGCGAATCGTGGGATCGTGCCGGTGGGGAGCGGACTGCAACCGACCGTTGCAGAAGGCGCTGGCGGCGGGCGTGGAGCCGGTCGCAGACGGGCGGTGATTGAAGATCTCCAGAGCCCACGAAATCCTTCGGGCAACGCCTTTCGCGGCGGCATCACGACCACCAACGTCGATTCCGAGCCTATGATTGAGAGGTCCAGCGGACGCTCGCCTCTGGCCGGCGATAGAGGGCAGGCGGGCGGCGGTCGGGATGCGCGTTCCGGCGGCGACGACGACCGTTTGCTCCGTGGCCGAACACTGGATCGAGACTTCGGTACAGTCGGCAAGGGGCAGTCGCGCAGCCAGCAGGAATCGCGCCAGGAAGCACGTTCCGGATCCAGGAGCGTTGACTCGGAGCGTTCGAGCGCCGGTACGGTTCGCGGCAATTCGGACCGAGGGAATGGCCGGGTAGCCGATGGCGGCTGGCGCAGTTTCGATTCCGGCAGAGGTTCGTCGCAGCCAAACCGCGCTGGCGGTGCTTCTACACAATCAACGCCCGCGCCCTCGTACCGGTCGGGCGGGTCGTCCCGGTCGGGCGGGTCGTCCGGCGGCTATTCCGGTGGAAGGTCTAGCGCCGGGAGCTACGGCGGTGGCCGTTCGTCCGGTGCGGTGAGTGCAAGCAGGGGTGGCGGAGGTGGTGGAAGCGCAAGCAGGGGTGCCTCCTCGAATCCGCGCTGATTCCTGCTGCGTGAAGATCACAAGGGCGGCCTGAGCGGCCGCCCTTTGTGCTTGTGTGGTGGCTGAAGCTAATAGACGACGACACCGGCGTAGCCCACGACGCGTTCGAAGTCGCCTGAGATATCTCCTGAAGTCGCGTACTTGACAAGCTCGGCCTGGGTCGCGCCCAGACGCTTGGCCGCCGTGAGCATGGCGACGGCCGGCCCGAAGCCGCACATGCTGATGTGTTCGCTGCAGACGACATCGTAGAGGCCGCGGGCGTCCAGGGCCAGCATCGGGTCGATGGCTTTTTTGTCCTTCACACGGGTGACCGCGTCGGACTCGTAATGGTTCATGTCGCTGGAAGCGATGAGGAGGACAGGATCACTCTGTCCGGAAAGAACATCGGCGACCGCTTCTCCCAGTGCGGCCAGCGGCGGGAAGGAGCCTACGCCGACGGCAATGGGAACGAAAGTGAAGTCCGAGAGAAGCCCCTGGAGGAAGGGAAGCTGTACCTCGAGCGCGTGCTCGGAGCGATGGGCGAGCGAGTCTTCGGTCAATAGCTCGCAGCGCTGCAAGAGCTGAGCGGCCAGGGAACTGTCAATACGGGCGTCCCCAAGGGGAGTGCGCCAGGCGCCACGCGACATAATGGCCAGCGGTTCACCCACCCCGGTGTGATTGGGGCAGAGGATGAGGAATCGCTTGGGCAGTTCGAGGCGCGCGTACACGGCACCGGCGACGTGCCCGGAGTACATGTAGCCGGCGTGTGGGGCCACGCAACCCAGAGCTCGCAGCTTCGCCGAGGGAGCCGCCGAGTAGGAGCGCACATCGCGCAGCAGAGTCTCCGCACGGCCCGGGTAGAAGTAGCCGGCGACCGCGGGTTCACGGACTGCGGTGCTCATGACTCCCTCCCGTTGCTAGGGGAGGCCACTTACGCCTACCTCGAGGTTGAGGCCCGACCGAACCCAGCCACTGACGGCGCCTGGTCCTGCAGGTTGCGGAACACAGCCGCGGTCTTTTCCAGCGCAAGCGCTTCGGCGCGAGCGTCGCGCCGAATGCCCGCTTCGGCGAGCGCCCGCAGCACCGCCGCCTCACCATAACGGGACTTCAGGTTGTTCAACAGCGTCTTACGCTTCTGTCCGAAACCGAGCTTCAGAAACTCCACGAACTCGCCAGCGGCTAACCCCAGTTCAGCGTCCCTGGGGGATATGGTAAGCCGCAGCAGGGTGGAATGCACCTTGGGGGAAGGAGAAAAGGCGGCCGGCGACAGGGTGAACAGCTTTTCGACGCGGGCGTAAAGCTGGGCCGTAGCGGAGAGCACCCCATAGTCACGGCCTCCGGGGCGAGCGGCAATGCGCGTGGCCACTTCGCGCTGCACCAGGATGACGATGCGCTCGATGCGGTTTGCAAAAGTGAAGAGACGCATGAGGATGGGCGAGGTGATGTAGTAGGGAAGGTTGCCGACCACGATCGCCTTGCCGCCGACGCGGCGGGGAACGAGCTGGCTGGGCTCCATAGCGATGATTGAGGATAGATCGACGGACAGAATGTCAGCTTCGACGATCTCGACGTTTCCCTGCCGGGCGTAGCGCAATCCGAGTTGCGCGGCCAGCACACGGTCGACTTCGATCGCGATGAGGCGGCGGGCGCGCTGGGCCAGCAGGTCAGTGAGCGCGCCACGTCCGGGGCCGATCTCGACCACGGTGGACTGCGAGAGGTCGCCGAGAGCTTCGACGATACGTTCCGCAGCCCGCGGGTCGGCGAGGAAGTTTTGCCCGAGGCGCGGTCGCTTTGCGTTGACCCTGGTAGCGCGTGCCATTAGACTATGCAGTCTCTTCGCATCCCACGCGCCGACGGGAGGTTCCTCAGCATGCACATCGCCTTCGCCGCCTCGGAGTGCGTACCATTCTCGAAAACCGGAGGATTGGCGGACGTCGTGGGCGCCCTGCCCTCGGCGCTGGCATCCCTGGGACACGAAGTCACGGTCTTCCTCCCGCGTTACCGCCAAACCAAGCTTTCTGATGCCAAAACGGCAATCCGCAGCCTGACCATCCCGTTCGACGACCGCTACCGGTTCTGCTCGGTGCTGGACGGAGGCACGCGAGCCGGGGTCCGATTCTACTTCATCGACTATCCGCCCTTCTTCGATCGCGACGCGCTCTACGGCACGCCCAGTGGAGATTACCCGGATAATGCGGAACGCTTTGCTTTGTTCAGCCGGGCGGTACTGGAGGCCTCGAAGATCCTGGGCGTCCCCGACGCTTTCCACTGCCATGACTGGCAGTCGGCGCTGGTCCCCATCCTGTTGCGCACGGGATATTCCGAGGACCCCGTCTTCCAAAACGTTCCCGTCGTGTTCACCATCCACAACATGGGATACCAGGGTCTGTTCCCTCCCGACACCTTGCCGCTACTCATGCTGCCCTGGGACCTGTTCACGATTTCCAAGCTGGAATTCTACGGTCGGGTGAATTTCCTGAAGGGTGCGTTAGTGTTCTCGGACTTCGTCACCACGGTGAGCAAGAAGTACAGCCAGGAGATTCAGACGGCCGAGTACGGGTTTGGCCTGGAAGGTGTGCTGCGAGGGCGTGCGGCCTCCGTCACCGGCATCCTGAACGGAGTGGACTACGCCGAGTGGAGCCCGGAGAACGACAAGTTTGCGGCGGCCAAGTACTCGCCGGAAGACCTGAGCGGCAAGGCGCAATGCAAGAGGGACCTGCTGGCCGCATTTGGGGTGTCGGCCGCGGCTGCGGATGTGCCGGTGATCGGCATCGTATCGCGCTTCGCCGCCCAGAAGGGCTTCGACCTTATCTCGCAGGTCGCGGACCGTCTGGTGCGGGAGGATCTGATCATCGTGGCCCTGGGAACAGGGGACGCGGAGTACGAGGAATTGTTCCGCAACCTGAACCGCCAGTATCCGCAGAAGTTCGCCGTCAAGGTGGCGTACGACAACGCCGTGGCGCACAAGATCGAGGCGGGAGCAGACATGTTCCTGATGCCCTCGCGCTACGAGCCCTGCGGCCTCAACCAGATTTACAGCCTCAAGTACGGCACCGTGCCCGTGGTGCGGGCGACCGGCGGCCTGGATGACACCATCGAGCCCTGGGACCCACGAACCCGCAAAGGAACAGGGTTCAAGTTCACCGAGTACAGCGGGGAGGCGCTGTTGGCGACCATCCGGTCGGCGCTGGCGGCCTACAAAGACCGGGAGGGGTGGCAGGCTCTCATGCGTAACGGCATGGGCAAGGACTTCTCCTGGCTGAACTCGGCGAAGGAGTACGTGCGCATATACGAGCGCGCCCGGCAGGCCAGACCTGCCACCGCTGCATAGGCCTGCTGAGTCCAGGGAAAAGCGCCGCGCGGCGTTTTCACGCCGGCTTTCCCGGTTTCCGGGCAAAGAAATAGAACACGGGCACACCTGCCAAGATCACCAGCGATCCCCAGAGTGAGTTCCGCAGATTCTCTGTGAACGAATAGTAGAGCAGGACAGCCGAGGCGGCGATGAATAAGCCCGGCACAACCGGGTATCCCCAGGCACGGTACGCGCGTGGCGCTTCGGGCTCGCGGTGGCGGAACACAAAGATGCTGCCGG
This window harbors:
- a CDS encoding FecR family protein, translating into MTNRKLGPALVVALVLAATLFVPAAFADSNVRIVRLSYADGDVYLDRGDGRGFERAVMNMPVANGNRVQTGHGALAEVEFEEGDTIRLTPDTLVNLEQLSLRNGGQLYTVAQLEDGTAYFNIDEKRDNDFRVLAGRQEITLRKDSRFRLTVGQRQMELAVFKGEVEVSGPGTSVAVRKNETFNLDFEDPGRYYLARSVEGDSYDQWDRDREAYRDRYAKSNRYGGSSYGGYATYVGYGWSDLNYYGNYIFVPGYGYVWRPFFVNAGWNPYLNGAWAYYPSFGYLWVSAYPWGWLPYRYGSWFYVGGYGWCWQAGRNRWHWNNWHRVTPVYRAPRGFTAPVAPTTANRGIVPVGSGLQPTVAEGAGGGRGAGRRRAVIEDLQSPRNPSGNAFRGGITTTNVDSEPMIERSSGRSPLAGDRGQAGGGRDARSGGDDDRLLRGRTLDRDFGTVGKGQSRSQQESRQEARSGSRSVDSERSSAGTVRGNSDRGNGRVADGGWRSFDSGRGSSQPNRAGGASTQSTPAPSYRSGGSSRSGGSSGGYSGGRSSAGSYGGGRSSGAVSASRGGGGGGSASRGASSNPR
- the amrB gene encoding AmmeMemoRadiSam system protein B; this encodes MSTAVREPAVAGYFYPGRAETLLRDVRSYSAAPSAKLRALGCVAPHAGYMYSGHVAGAVYARLELPKRFLILCPNHTGVGEPLAIMSRGAWRTPLGDARIDSSLAAQLLQRCELLTEDSLAHRSEHALEVQLPFLQGLLSDFTFVPIAVGVGSFPPLAALGEAVADVLSGQSDPVLLIASSDMNHYESDAVTRVKDKKAIDPMLALDARGLYDVVCSEHISMCGFGPAVAMLTAAKRLGATQAELVKYATSGDISGDFERVVGYAGVVVY
- the rsmA gene encoding 16S rRNA (adenine(1518)-N(6)/adenine(1519)-N(6))-dimethyltransferase RsmA, with amino-acid sequence MARATRVNAKRPRLGQNFLADPRAAERIVEALGDLSQSTVVEIGPGRGALTDLLAQRARRLIAIEVDRVLAAQLGLRYARQGNVEIVEADILSVDLSSIIAMEPSQLVPRRVGGKAIVVGNLPYYITSPILMRLFTFANRIERIVILVQREVATRIAARPGGRDYGVLSATAQLYARVEKLFTLSPAAFSPSPKVHSTLLRLTISPRDAELGLAAGEFVEFLKLGFGQKRKTLLNNLKSRYGEAAVLRALAEAGIRRDARAEALALEKTAAVFRNLQDQAPSVAGFGRASTSR
- the glgA gene encoding glycogen synthase GlgA → MHIAFAASECVPFSKTGGLADVVGALPSALASLGHEVTVFLPRYRQTKLSDAKTAIRSLTIPFDDRYRFCSVLDGGTRAGVRFYFIDYPPFFDRDALYGTPSGDYPDNAERFALFSRAVLEASKILGVPDAFHCHDWQSALVPILLRTGYSEDPVFQNVPVVFTIHNMGYQGLFPPDTLPLLMLPWDLFTISKLEFYGRVNFLKGALVFSDFVTTVSKKYSQEIQTAEYGFGLEGVLRGRAASVTGILNGVDYAEWSPENDKFAAAKYSPEDLSGKAQCKRDLLAAFGVSAAAADVPVIGIVSRFAAQKGFDLISQVADRLVREDLIIVALGTGDAEYEELFRNLNRQYPQKFAVKVAYDNAVAHKIEAGADMFLMPSRYEPCGLNQIYSLKYGTVPVVRATGGLDDTIEPWDPRTRKGTGFKFTEYSGEALLATIRSALAAYKDREGWQALMRNGMGKDFSWLNSAKEYVRIYERARQARPATAA